The following proteins come from a genomic window of Pseudomonas hygromyciniae:
- the lepB gene encoding signal peptidase I: MSLNFPLLLVIAVAVCGLLALLDLLFFAPRRRAAIASYQGSVSQPDGVVIEKLNKEPLLVEYGKSFFPVLFIVLVLRSFLVEPFQIPSGSMKPTLDVGDFILVNKFSYGIRLPVIDKKIIEVGDPQRGDVMVFRYPSDPNVNYIKRVVGLPGDVIRYTSDKRLFVNGESVAEKLIGSEPNTLGSAELYEEKLGAVEHQIRKEMSRYRSPPDNQWTVPAGHYFMMGDNRDNSNDSRYWDDPSIPKELLGMVPDQNIVGKAFAVWMSWPEPKLSHLPNFSRVGLIK; this comes from the coding sequence ATGTCACTAAATTTCCCGCTGTTGCTGGTCATCGCCGTTGCCGTCTGTGGTCTTCTGGCGCTGCTCGATCTGCTGTTCTTCGCCCCGCGTCGTCGGGCGGCCATCGCGTCCTATCAGGGCAGCGTCAGCCAGCCCGATGGCGTGGTGATCGAGAAGCTGAACAAAGAGCCCTTGCTGGTTGAATACGGCAAGTCGTTCTTCCCGGTGTTGTTCATCGTGCTGGTGCTGCGCTCGTTTCTGGTAGAGCCGTTCCAGATTCCTTCGGGCTCGATGAAACCAACCCTGGATGTTGGCGACTTCATCCTGGTGAACAAGTTTTCCTACGGGATCCGCTTGCCGGTGATCGACAAGAAAATCATCGAGGTGGGTGATCCGCAGCGCGGCGATGTGATGGTGTTCCGCTATCCAAGCGACCCGAACGTCAACTACATCAAGCGTGTGGTCGGCCTGCCGGGTGACGTAATCCGCTACACCAGCGACAAGCGCCTGTTCGTCAACGGCGAGTCGGTGGCTGAAAAACTCATCGGTTCCGAGCCGAACACTTTGGGCAGCGCCGAGCTGTACGAGGAAAAACTCGGGGCGGTAGAGCACCAGATCCGCAAGGAAATGAGCCGCTACCGTTCGCCGCCCGACAACCAGTGGACCGTGCCTGCCGGGCACTACTTCATGATGGGCGACAACCGCGACAACTCCAATGACAGCCGCTACTGGGACGATCCAAGCATTCCCAAGGAGCTGCTGGGCATGGTTCCCGACCAGAATATCGTCGGCAAGGCCTTCGCGGTCTGGATGAGCTGGCCGGAACCCAAACTCAGCCACCTGCCGAACTTCTCGCGGGTGGGGCTGATCAAGTAA
- the lepA gene encoding translation elongation factor 4, producing MSDLSHIRNFSIIAHIDHGKSTLADRFIQMCGGLAEREMEAQVLDSMDLERERGITIKAHSVTLYYTAKDGIKYQLNFIDTPGHVDFTYEVSRSLAACEGALLVVDAGQGVEAQSVANCYTAIEQGLEVMPVLNKIDLPQADPDRVKEEIEKIIGIDATDAVECSAKTGLGVDEVLERLVKTIPAPTGNIEDPLQALIIDSWFDNYLGVVSLVRVRHGRVKKGDKILVKSTGKIHLVDSVGVFNPKHTATVDLKAGEVGFIIAGIKDIHGAPVGDTLTLSSTPDVDVLPGFKRIQPQVYAGLFPVSSDDFEDFREALQKLTLNDSSLQYTPESSDALGFGFRCGFLGMLHMEIIQERLEREYDLDLITTAPTVIFELALKTGETIYVDNPSKLPDLSSIEDMREPIVRANILVPQEHLGNVITLCIEKRGVQHDMLFLGTQVQVTYDLPMNEVVLDFFDRLKSTSRGYASLDYHFDRYQSANLVKLDVLINGDKVDALALIVHKDNAHYKGRQLTEKMKELIPRQMFDVAIQAAIGGQIIARTSVKALRKNVLAKCYGGDVSRKRKLLEKQKAGKKRMKQVGNVEIPQEAFLAVLRLDS from the coding sequence GTGAGTGATTTGAGTCATATCCGCAATTTCTCCATCATCGCCCACATTGACCATGGTAAGTCGACGCTGGCCGATCGATTCATCCAGATGTGCGGCGGCCTTGCCGAGCGTGAAATGGAAGCCCAGGTCCTGGACTCCATGGACCTCGAACGCGAGCGCGGGATCACCATCAAGGCCCACAGCGTTACCCTGTACTACACCGCCAAAGACGGTATCAAGTACCAACTGAACTTCATTGACACCCCGGGCCACGTTGACTTCACCTACGAAGTCAGCCGTTCCCTGGCGGCCTGTGAAGGCGCGCTGTTGGTGGTGGACGCGGGGCAGGGCGTAGAAGCCCAGTCCGTGGCCAACTGCTACACCGCCATCGAGCAGGGCCTGGAAGTCATGCCGGTGCTGAACAAGATCGACCTGCCACAGGCCGATCCGGACCGGGTGAAGGAAGAAATCGAAAAAATCATCGGCATTGACGCCACCGACGCCGTCGAGTGCAGCGCCAAGACCGGCCTGGGCGTCGACGAAGTGCTCGAGCGCCTGGTCAAGACCATTCCGGCCCCCACCGGCAACATCGAAGATCCGCTGCAAGCGTTGATCATCGACTCCTGGTTCGACAACTACCTGGGCGTTGTGTCCCTGGTACGCGTGCGCCATGGCCGGGTGAAGAAGGGCGACAAGATCCTGGTCAAGTCCACCGGCAAGATCCACCTGGTGGACAGCGTCGGTGTATTCAACCCGAAACACACCGCCACCGTTGACCTGAAAGCTGGCGAAGTGGGCTTCATCATCGCCGGCATCAAGGACATCCACGGTGCTCCGGTTGGTGACACCCTGACACTCAGCTCGACGCCGGACGTCGACGTGCTGCCAGGTTTCAAGCGCATCCAGCCACAGGTCTACGCCGGCCTGTTCCCGGTCAGCTCCGACGACTTCGAGGACTTCCGCGAAGCCCTGCAAAAGCTGACCCTCAACGACTCGTCGTTGCAGTACACCCCGGAAAGCTCCGACGCCCTGGGCTTCGGCTTCCGCTGCGGGTTCCTGGGCATGCTGCACATGGAGATCATCCAGGAGCGCCTGGAGCGCGAGTACGACCTGGACCTGATCACCACCGCGCCAACGGTTATTTTTGAGCTGGCGCTGAAAACCGGTGAAACGATTTACGTCGACAACCCGTCCAAGCTGCCGGATCTGTCGTCCATCGAAGACATGCGCGAACCGATCGTGCGCGCCAATATTCTTGTGCCGCAGGAACACCTGGGCAACGTCATTACCCTGTGTATCGAAAAGCGTGGCGTACAGCACGACATGCTGTTCCTCGGTACCCAGGTACAAGTGACCTATGATTTGCCGATGAACGAAGTGGTCCTGGACTTCTTTGACCGTCTCAAATCCACCAGTCGCGGCTATGCTTCGCTGGATTACCATTTCGACCGTTATCAATCGGCCAATCTGGTGAAGCTCGATGTACTGATCAACGGTGACAAGGTGGATGCCCTGGCGCTCATCGTCCACAAGGACAATGCGCACTACAAAGGCCGCCAGCTTACCGAGAAGATGAAGGAACTGATTCCGCGCCAGATGTTCGACGTCGCGATCCAGGCCGCCATTGGCGGGCAGATCATTGCGCGGACCTCCGTCAAGGCACTCAGAAAGAACGTACTGGCCAAATGCTACGGTGGCGACGTGAGCCGTAAGCGCAAGCTGCTTGAGAAGCAAAAGGCCGGTAAAAAACGCATGAAGCAAGTGGGCAACGTGGAAATTCCACAAGAAGCCTTCCTTGCGGTGCTCAGGTTGGATAGTTAG
- the lptG gene encoding LPS export ABC transporter permease LptG — protein MGKLDRYIGSSVLVAILAVLGIILGLASLFAFIDEVGNVTDTYTVTDVLSYVALTAPRRLYDMMPMAALIGCLIGLGSLASNSELTIMRAAGVSIARIVWAVMKPMLLLMAASVLIGEYVAPPAETTAQANRALAQGSGDAQSSKRGLWHRQGDEFIHINAVQPGGLLVGVTRYRFDDERHMLSSSFAKRAQFSDNQWVLSDVTTTHFRNPGKGTEASTEVINEPTQAWDIALKPELLNTVVMIPESLPISGLWSYIHYLKDQGLNNGRYWLAFWVKVLQPVVTAALVLMAISFIFGPLRSVTLGQRVFTGVLVGFTFRIAQDLLGPSSLVFGFSPLFAVLVPTGICALAGFWLLRRAG, from the coding sequence GTGGGTAAGTTGGATCGCTACATCGGTAGCAGCGTACTGGTCGCCATCCTGGCGGTATTGGGCATCATCCTCGGCTTGGCCTCGTTGTTTGCCTTTATTGATGAAGTGGGCAACGTCACCGATACCTATACGGTCACTGACGTATTGAGCTACGTGGCGTTGACCGCGCCGCGGCGGCTCTACGACATGATGCCGATGGCCGCGCTGATCGGTTGCCTGATCGGCCTGGGCAGCCTGGCCAGCAACAGCGAACTGACCATCATGCGCGCGGCCGGGGTGTCCATTGCCCGCATCGTCTGGGCCGTTATGAAACCCATGCTGCTGCTGATGGCTGCCAGCGTGCTGATCGGCGAATACGTGGCGCCACCGGCTGAAACCACTGCCCAGGCCAACCGTGCGCTGGCCCAGGGTTCGGGCGATGCCCAGAGCTCCAAGCGGGGCCTGTGGCACCGCCAGGGTGACGAATTTATCCACATCAACGCTGTGCAGCCCGGCGGCCTGCTGGTGGGTGTCACCCGTTATCGCTTTGATGACGAACGCCACATGCTGTCGTCTAGCTTTGCCAAGCGGGCACAGTTCAGTGACAACCAGTGGGTGTTGAGCGATGTCACCACGACCCATTTCCGCAATCCTGGCAAAGGTACCGAGGCCAGCACCGAGGTCATCAACGAGCCGACCCAGGCCTGGGATATTGCCCTCAAGCCGGAACTGCTCAATACCGTGGTAATGATCCCGGAAAGCCTGCCGATCTCCGGTTTGTGGAGCTATATCCACTACCTCAAGGACCAGGGCCTGAACAACGGCCGCTACTGGCTGGCATTTTGGGTCAAGGTGTTGCAGCCGGTGGTGACCGCCGCGCTGGTGCTGATGGCTATTTCGTTTATTTTCGGCCCGTTGCGCTCGGTGACCTTGGGCCAGCGCGTATTTACCGGGGTGCTGGTAGGTTTCACCTTCCGTATTGCCCAGGACCTGCTGGGGCCGTCGAGCCTGGTATTCGGCTTCTCGCCGCTGTTTGCGGTGCTGGTGCCGACCGGCATCTGTGCCCTGGCCGGGTTCTGGCTGCTGCGGCGGGCCGGTTGA
- the lptF gene encoding LPS export ABC transporter permease LptF yields MIVFRYLSREVLLTLSAVSAVLLVIIMSGRFVKYLAQAASGALDPGSLFLIMGFRLPGFLQLILPLGLFLGILLAYGRLYLESEMTVLSATGMSQQRLLAMTMVPATGVALVVAWLSLSLAPQGAMQFQLVLNKQDAMTEFDTLEPGRFQALNDGTRVTYTERMTDDRANLGGVFISEKRLGQDKKDRGISVLVADSGRQEVRPDGSRYLILENGYRYDGSPGQADYRAIKYETYGVMLARPDVSNEVTDRDAIPTQALIGSKELRSIAELQWRISLPLLVFIVTLMAVPLSRVNPRQGRFLKLLPAILLYMAYLTILISARGSLEKGKLSPTLGLWWVHGIFLVIGLGLLYWEPIRLKMQSRRGMKEMARG; encoded by the coding sequence TTGATCGTCTTCCGTTATCTGTCCCGCGAAGTCCTGCTGACCCTGAGTGCCGTGAGTGCGGTATTGCTGGTCATCATCATGAGTGGTCGCTTCGTCAAATACCTGGCCCAGGCTGCCTCGGGTGCCCTGGATCCGGGGTCGCTGTTCCTGATCATGGGCTTTCGCCTGCCAGGCTTCCTGCAACTGATCCTGCCCCTTGGCCTGTTTCTCGGGATTCTGCTGGCCTATGGCCGGCTCTACCTTGAAAGCGAGATGACCGTACTGTCGGCCACCGGCATGAGTCAGCAGCGCCTGTTGGCCATGACCATGGTCCCGGCCACCGGCGTGGCGCTGGTGGTGGCCTGGCTGAGCCTGAGCCTAGCCCCCCAGGGCGCCATGCAATTCCAACTGGTGCTCAACAAACAGGACGCCATGACCGAGTTCGACACCCTCGAGCCGGGCCGCTTCCAGGCGCTCAACGATGGCACCCGGGTGACCTACACCGAGCGCATGACCGATGATCGGGCCAACCTCGGCGGCGTATTCATCTCCGAGAAGCGCCTGGGCCAGGACAAGAAGGACCGTGGCATTTCTGTGTTGGTGGCCGATAGCGGGCGCCAGGAAGTGCGTCCGGACGGCAGCCGCTACCTGATCCTGGAAAACGGCTACCGCTACGACGGCAGCCCCGGCCAGGCCGACTACCGTGCCATCAAGTACGAGACCTACGGTGTCATGCTGGCCCGGCCGGATGTGAGCAACGAGGTCACCGACCGCGATGCCATTCCGACCCAGGCCTTGATCGGCAGCAAGGAACTGCGCTCGATTGCCGAGCTGCAATGGCGTATTTCCCTGCCGTTGCTGGTGTTTATCGTCACCTTGATGGCGGTGCCACTGTCCCGGGTCAACCCGCGCCAGGGCCGCTTCCTCAAGTTGCTGCCGGCGATCCTTTTGTACATGGCCTACCTGACCATCCTGATTTCCGCCCGTGGCTCCCTGGAGAAGGGCAAGCTGTCGCCGACCCTGGGGTTGTGGTGGGTCCACGGCATCTTCCTGGTGATTGGCCTGGGCCTGCTCTATTGGGAACCGATTCGTTTGAAAATGCAGAGCCGTCGCGGCATGAAGGAGATGGCTCGTGGGTAA
- a CDS encoding leucyl aminopeptidase translates to MELVVKSVSPETLKTATLVVAIGEGRKLGAAAKQVDELSGGAISAVLKRGDLAGKVGQSLLLQSLPNLKADRVLLVGVGKDAELGDRPFRKIISGILSTLKGLGGGDAALALDEIVVKGRDSYGKTRLLAETLLDGGYTFDQFKSQKAEPRALKKITLLTIKAAQAEVQRAATHAQAIAAGMAFTRDLGNMPPNICHPTYLGEQAKALGKEFKGLKVEVLDEKKIKDLGMGSFYAVGQGSDQPPRLIVMQYNGGKKADKPFALVGKGITFDTGGISLKPGAGMDEMKYDMGGAASVFGTLRAVLELKLPINLVCILACAENMPSGGAARPGDIVTTMSGQTVEILNTDAEGRLVLCDALTYAERFKPQAVIDIATLTGACIVALGSHTSGLLGNNDELIEQLLSAGKAADDRAWQLPLFDEYQEQLDSPFADIANIGGPKAGTITAACFLSRFAKNFNWAHLDIAGTAWTSGGKDKGATGRPVPLLTQYLLDRAKA, encoded by the coding sequence ATGGAATTGGTTGTAAAAAGCGTTAGCCCCGAAACGTTGAAGACCGCCACCCTCGTGGTCGCCATCGGCGAAGGCCGCAAGCTCGGCGCTGCTGCCAAGCAAGTCGATGAGCTGAGCGGTGGCGCCATCAGCGCCGTGCTCAAGCGTGGCGACCTGGCGGGCAAGGTCGGGCAAAGCCTGCTGCTGCAAAGCCTGCCCAACCTCAAGGCCGACCGCGTATTGCTGGTAGGCGTGGGCAAGGACGCCGAACTGGGCGACCGCCCGTTCCGCAAGATCATCAGCGGTATCCTCAGCACCCTCAAGGGCCTGGGCGGCGGCGATGCAGCACTGGCGCTGGACGAAATCGTAGTCAAGGGCCGCGACAGCTACGGCAAGACCCGCCTGCTGGCCGAAACCCTGCTGGATGGCGGCTACACCTTCGATCAGTTCAAGAGCCAGAAAGCCGAACCCCGCGCCCTGAAGAAAATCACCCTGCTGACCATCAAGGCTGCCCAGGCTGAAGTGCAGCGCGCCGCCACCCACGCCCAGGCCATCGCGGCCGGCATGGCGTTCACCCGCGACTTGGGCAATATGCCACCAAACATCTGCCACCCCACCTACCTCGGCGAACAGGCCAAGGCCCTGGGCAAAGAGTTCAAGGGCCTGAAAGTCGAGGTCCTGGACGAGAAGAAGATCAAGGACCTGGGCATGGGCTCGTTCTATGCCGTGGGCCAGGGCAGCGACCAGCCACCACGCCTGATCGTCATGCAATACAACGGCGGCAAGAAAGCCGACAAGCCGTTCGCCCTGGTCGGCAAAGGCATCACGTTCGACACCGGCGGCATCAGCCTCAAGCCGGGCGCCGGCATGGACGAGATGAAGTACGACATGGGCGGCGCCGCCAGTGTCTTCGGCACCCTGCGCGCCGTGTTGGAACTCAAGCTGCCGATCAACCTGGTGTGCATCCTGGCCTGTGCCGAGAACATGCCGAGCGGCGGTGCTGCGCGCCCAGGCGACATCGTGACCACCATGAGCGGCCAGACCGTGGAAATCCTCAACACCGACGCCGAAGGCCGCCTGGTGCTGTGCGACGCGCTGACCTACGCCGAACGCTTCAAGCCGCAAGCAGTGATCGACATCGCCACCCTGACTGGTGCCTGCATCGTCGCCCTGGGCTCCCACACTTCGGGCCTGCTGGGCAACAACGACGAGTTGATCGAGCAACTGCTCAGCGCCGGCAAGGCTGCCGACGACCGCGCGTGGCAACTGCCGTTGTTCGATGAGTACCAGGAACAACTGGACAGCCCATTCGCCGACATCGCCAACATTGGCGGGCCAAAGGCCGGCACCATCACCGCCGCCTGCTTCCTGTCGCGCTTTGCCAAGAACTTCAACTGGGCCCACCTGGACATCGCCGGCACCGCCTGGACCAGCGGCGGCAAGGACAAGGGCGCTACCGGTCGTCCGGTTCCGCTGCTGACCCAGTACCTGCTGGATCGCGCCAAGGCCTAA
- a CDS encoding DNA polymerase III subunit chi, translating to MTQVDFYILPSADPSARLDFACKLTEKAWRMGHRIYLHCSDAAQRDDLDARLWRFKGESFVPHGPAESEPEGLVVLGLGDSCGDHHDLLVNLDLKVPAFAKGFARVAEVVVEDPAIRQAARESFRFYREQGYSLQDHRLQRL from the coding sequence ATGACCCAAGTCGACTTCTATATATTGCCCAGCGCCGATCCCTCGGCTCGCTTGGACTTTGCCTGCAAACTCACGGAAAAAGCCTGGCGCATGGGCCACCGTATCTACCTGCATTGCAGCGATGCCGCCCAACGCGACGACCTCGATGCCCGTCTGTGGCGCTTCAAGGGTGAGAGCTTTGTGCCCCACGGCCCCGCAGAATCGGAGCCAGAGGGGCTGGTGGTGCTGGGTTTGGGCGACAGTTGTGGTGATCACCATGACCTATTGGTCAACCTGGACCTGAAAGTGCCGGCCTTCGCCAAGGGTTTTGCCCGCGTGGCGGAAGTAGTGGTGGAAGATCCGGCTATTCGTCAGGCCGCGCGGGAGAGTTTCCGTTTCTACCGCGAACAGGGCTATTCTCTGCAAGATCACCGATTACAGCGACTCTGA
- a CDS encoding valine--tRNA ligase: protein MDKTYQPHAIETSWYQTWESENYFAPQGAGESYTIMIPPPNVTGSLHMGHGFNNAIMDALIRFRRMQGRNTLWQPGTDHAGIATQMLVERQLEATGQSRHDLGREKFLEKIWEWKDQSGGNISRQIRRLGSSVDWSRERFTMDDGLSEAVKEAFVRLHEDGLIYRGKRLVNWDTKLHTAISDLEVENHDEKGFLWNLKYPLADGAKTAEGNDYLIVATTRPETMLGDSAVAVNPNDERYQALIGKFVELPLVGRRIPIIADDYCDPEFGTGCVKITPAHDFNDYEVGKRHNLPLLNIFDKNAAILPACQVFNLDGTLNDSIDGKIPAEYAGLDRFEARKQIVAAFDAAGLLVSVDDHALKVPKGDRSGTVIEPWLTDQWYVSTKPLAEPAIAAVEDGRIQFVPKQYENMYFSWMRDIQDWCISRQLWWGHRIPAWYDESGKVYVGRDEAEVRAKHNLGPDVALQQDNDVLDTWFSSGLWTFSTLGWPQQTEFLKKFHSTDVLVTGFDIIFFWVARMIMLTMHLVKNEDGTPQVPFKTVYVHGLVRDGQGQKMSKSKGNVLDPLDIIDGIDLETLVQKRTSGLMQPKLAKKIEKQTRDEFADGIASYGTDALRFTFCSLASTGRDIKFDMGRVEGYRNFCNKIWNAARYVLDKGEDCGQNGEAFELSLADRWIISQLQRTEAEVTRQLDQFRFDLAAQALYEFIWNQYCDWYLELSKPVLWDENAPIERQRGTRRTLVRVLEVALRLAHPFMPFITEEIWQRLAPLAGIEGKTIMLQPWPVANEARIDEAAESDIEWLKALMLGTRNIRAEMNIGPGKPLAVFVKNASAEDQRRLTENDALLKKLAKLESITVLAAGAEAPLSATALVGEMEVLVPMAGLIDKGAELARLDKEILRLQGEVQRVGGKLSNAAFVDKAPAEVIDKERAKLAEAEQALGKLAEQHARISSL, encoded by the coding sequence ATGGATAAGACCTACCAGCCGCACGCTATTGAAACTTCCTGGTACCAAACCTGGGAGTCCGAGAACTATTTCGCTCCGCAAGGTGCGGGCGAGTCCTACACCATCATGATTCCGCCGCCGAACGTCACCGGCAGCCTGCACATGGGCCATGGCTTCAACAATGCGATCATGGATGCGTTGATCCGTTTCCGCCGTATGCAGGGCCGCAACACCCTGTGGCAGCCAGGCACCGACCACGCGGGTATCGCCACCCAGATGCTGGTGGAACGCCAACTGGAAGCCACCGGCCAGAGCCGTCACGACCTGGGCCGCGAGAAATTCCTGGAGAAGATCTGGGAGTGGAAGGACCAATCCGGCGGCAACATCAGCCGTCAGATCCGTCGCCTCGGCTCGTCCGTAGACTGGAGCCGCGAGCGCTTCACCATGGACGACGGTCTGTCGGAAGCGGTCAAGGAAGCCTTTGTACGCCTGCATGAAGATGGCCTGATCTACCGCGGCAAGCGCCTGGTCAACTGGGACACCAAGCTGCACACGGCGATTTCCGACCTTGAAGTGGAAAACCACGACGAGAAAGGCTTCCTGTGGAACCTCAAGTACCCACTGGCCGACGGTGCCAAGACCGCCGAGGGTAATGACTACCTGATCGTCGCCACCACCCGTCCGGAAACCATGCTCGGCGACTCCGCCGTGGCCGTTAACCCGAACGATGAGCGCTACCAGGCACTGATCGGCAAATTCGTCGAACTGCCACTGGTTGGCCGGCGCATCCCGATCATCGCCGATGATTACTGCGACCCTGAATTCGGCACCGGCTGTGTGAAAATCACTCCGGCCCACGATTTCAACGACTATGAAGTCGGCAAGCGCCACAACCTGCCGCTGCTGAACATCTTCGACAAGAACGCCGCCATTCTGCCGGCCTGCCAGGTGTTCAACCTCGACGGCACGCTGAACGACAGCATCGACGGCAAGATCCCGGCCGAATACGCCGGTCTCGACCGTTTCGAAGCGCGCAAGCAGATTGTTGCCGCCTTCGATGCCGCCGGCTTGTTGGTCAGCGTAGATGATCACGCCCTGAAGGTGCCGAAAGGCGACCGTTCCGGCACCGTGATCGAGCCGTGGCTTACCGACCAGTGGTACGTTTCCACCAAGCCGCTGGCAGAACCTGCGATTGCTGCCGTGGAAGATGGCCGTATCCAGTTCGTGCCCAAGCAGTACGAAAACATGTACTTCTCGTGGATGCGTGACATCCAGGATTGGTGCATCAGCCGTCAACTGTGGTGGGGCCACCGGATTCCGGCCTGGTACGACGAGTCGGGCAAGGTCTATGTAGGTCGTGACGAAGCCGAAGTGCGGGCCAAGCACAACCTCGGCCCGGACGTGGCGCTGCAACAGGACAACGACGTACTGGACACCTGGTTCAGCTCTGGCCTGTGGACCTTCTCCACCCTGGGCTGGCCGCAGCAGACCGAGTTCCTGAAGAAATTCCACTCCACCGACGTGCTGGTCACCGGCTTCGATATCATTTTCTTCTGGGTTGCCCGGATGATCATGCTCACCATGCATTTGGTGAAGAACGAGGACGGAACCCCGCAGGTGCCGTTCAAGACCGTGTACGTACACGGCCTGGTCCGCGACGGCCAGGGCCAGAAGATGTCCAAATCCAAGGGCAACGTCCTTGACCCACTGGACATCATCGACGGCATCGACCTCGAAACCCTGGTGCAAAAGCGCACCTCGGGCCTGATGCAGCCGAAACTGGCGAAAAAGATCGAGAAGCAAACCCGCGACGAGTTCGCTGACGGTATCGCCAGCTACGGCACCGACGCCCTGCGCTTCACTTTCTGCTCGCTGGCCTCCACCGGTCGCGACATCAAGTTCGACATGGGCCGCGTCGAAGGCTATCGCAACTTCTGCAACAAGATCTGGAACGCAGCGCGCTACGTGCTGGACAAGGGCGAAGACTGCGGCCAGAACGGCGAAGCCTTTGAACTGAGCCTGGCTGATCGCTGGATCATCTCGCAGTTGCAGCGCACCGAAGCCGAAGTAACGCGCCAACTCGACCAGTTCCGTTTCGACCTGGCCGCCCAGGCGCTGTACGAGTTCATCTGGAACCAGTATTGCGACTGGTACCTGGAACTGTCCAAGCCGGTGCTGTGGGACGAGAACGCGCCGATCGAGCGCCAGCGCGGCACCCGCCGTACATTGGTGCGCGTGCTGGAAGTGGCGTTGCGCCTGGCGCATCCGTTCATGCCGTTCATCACCGAAGAAATCTGGCAGCGCCTGGCGCCGCTGGCCGGTATCGAAGGCAAGACCATCATGCTGCAACCTTGGCCAGTGGCCAATGAAGCACGCATCGACGAGGCTGCCGAAAGCGATATCGAATGGCTCAAGGCCCTGATGCTTGGCACGCGCAACATCCGCGCCGAGATGAACATCGGCCCGGGCAAGCCATTGGCGGTGTTCGTGAAGAACGCCAGTGCCGAGGACCAGCGCCGTCTCACCGAGAACGACGCGCTGCTCAAGAAGCTGGCCAAGCTGGAGTCGATCACCGTATTGGCGGCTGGCGCCGAAGCACCGCTGTCCGCTACCGCACTGGTGGGCGAGATGGAAGTGCTGGTGCCGATGGCCGGCCTGATCGACAAAGGTGCCGAACTGGCGCGTCTGGACAAGGAAATCCTGCGCCTGCAAGGCGAAGTACAGCGCGTGGGCGGCAAGCTGTCCAACGCTGCCTTCGTGGACAAGGCCCCGGCCGAAGTCATTGACAAGGAACGCGCCAAGCTGGCCGAAGCCGAACAGGCATTGGGCAAGCTGGCGGAGCAACATGCGCGGATTTCCAGCCTGTAA